From Pseudomonas alcaligenes, a single genomic window includes:
- a CDS encoding protease inhibitor I42 family protein produces MNRAHRLLLPCSLALLAACSSGPKPSVNMEEKQLGKCPMQLHSGQTLTITLPSNPTTGFRWVVADAAPGVLRSLGPEVYVTPEDAGLVGGAGQSSWRYQAYQVGQGRLLMQYQRPWEVGVAPAKTIDCAISVR; encoded by the coding sequence ATGAACCGTGCCCACCGCCTGCTGCTGCCCTGCAGCCTCGCCCTGCTCGCCGCCTGCAGCTCGGGCCCCAAGCCCAGCGTCAACATGGAAGAGAAGCAGCTGGGCAAGTGCCCGATGCAACTGCACAGCGGCCAGACCCTGACCATCACCCTGCCAAGCAACCCCACCACCGGTTTCCGCTGGGTGGTGGCCGATGCCGCCCCCGGCGTGCTGCGCAGCCTCGGCCCGGAGGTCTACGTGACTCCGGAAGACGCCGGCCTGGTGGGCGGTGCCGGCCAGTCCAGCTGGCGCTACCAGGCCTACCAGGTCGGCCAAGGCCGCCTGCTGATGCAGTACCAGCGCCCGTGGGAAGTGGGCGTGGCGCCGGCCAAGACCATCGACTGCGCCATCAGCGTGCGCTGA
- a CDS encoding lysoplasmalogenase: MPLRLLLLALLGIVLMLLGRLLGPQWLCLLGKPLPILALLLWLRQAPAGTYRRWIAAGLGLSLLGDLLLEWPADLFVFGLGAFLLAHLAYLRAYLSSSRRLAPGALLLAVLASGGMFALLASAGLGALLLPVACYSLAIGAMLWRALARLTEPAIERRSACLAGLGALLFVLSDSLIGINRFVLPFDGASYTILLSYWLGQLGIAASCLARTAQPGVAAVSLASLR; the protein is encoded by the coding sequence ATGCCCCTCCGCCTGCTCCTGCTTGCCCTGCTCGGGATTGTCCTGATGCTGCTCGGTCGCCTGCTTGGCCCGCAGTGGCTGTGCCTGCTGGGCAAACCGCTGCCGATCCTCGCCCTGCTGCTCTGGCTGCGCCAGGCGCCGGCCGGAACCTATAGACGCTGGATCGCGGCGGGGCTGGGATTGTCCCTGCTCGGCGACCTGCTGCTGGAATGGCCGGCCGATCTGTTCGTCTTCGGCCTCGGTGCCTTCCTGCTGGCCCACCTGGCCTACCTACGCGCCTACCTGAGCAGCAGCCGGCGTCTGGCTCCGGGCGCCCTGCTGCTGGCCGTGCTGGCCAGCGGCGGCATGTTCGCCCTGCTCGCCAGCGCCGGTCTCGGCGCCCTGCTGCTGCCGGTGGCATGCTACAGCCTGGCCATCGGCGCCATGCTCTGGCGCGCCCTGGCCCGCCTGACAGAACCGGCCATCGAACGTCGCTCAGCCTGCCTGGCCGGCCTGGGAGCGCTGCTGTTCGTGCTGTCGGACAGCCTGATCGGGATCAACCGCTTCGTCCTGCCCTTCGACGGCGCCAGCTACACCATCCTGCTCAGCTACTGGCTCGGCCAGCTGGGCATTGCCGCCTCCTGCCTGGCGCGCACGGCTCAGCCGGGTGTGGCCGCGGTATCGCTGGCGTCACTGCGGTAG
- a CDS encoding diguanylate cyclase: MSAANRLQAGFVLAIVFLGLNILLPLFSSHQQAQLRARYEAQEQMRNQNQQLLSALKDGETGQRGFSLTAREDFLSPLYQSFVDVDALLHGMSLEASGDAELEPLVQSMAPLIVEQRSYFNEVIQLRRQDGLQAVSERIAEGKGKRLMDSLRHQVADLQMILERRLLLLEQDMAWQDRLGLILLLLIAVLDLLMIGLLFRSTFRLLREGRRARQSLQALSEQLSGGLQRLELRNREISLLSRMAGALHSVSQFDECYSIIGRFAQQLFPRNMGSLALFHPSRDVLESVASWGGWPAELDMFEPQSCWAIRRGQSHQVLNVEHDLLCPHLEGSHVMAHGYLCVPLMAQGEPLGVLTLNGEPSADLELAEAFAEQVSLGVANLSLRDSLRQQSLIDALTGLHNRRFLDETLRRELLRAGRKQQPVAVVLLDVDHFKRFNDTFGHEAGDLVLRHLAQEMKRHVRSSDLACRYGGEEFALVLPEISREDAIDRCEVLRLSVSRLQVRYGGQPLGPISISLGMAWFPADGEQPDSLLHAADTALYQAKRDGRNRLCIYRSDASDTAATPG, encoded by the coding sequence ATGAGTGCTGCTAACCGACTACAGGCCGGGTTTGTTCTGGCCATCGTGTTCCTCGGCCTGAATATCCTGCTGCCGTTGTTCAGCAGCCATCAGCAGGCGCAGCTACGTGCGCGCTACGAGGCCCAGGAGCAGATGCGCAACCAGAACCAGCAACTGCTCTCGGCGCTCAAGGATGGCGAGACCGGCCAGCGCGGCTTTTCCCTCACCGCCCGCGAAGACTTCCTCTCGCCGCTGTACCAGAGCTTCGTCGATGTCGACGCGCTGCTGCACGGGATGAGCCTCGAAGCCAGCGGCGATGCCGAACTGGAACCCCTGGTGCAGAGCATGGCGCCGCTGATTGTCGAGCAGCGCAGTTATTTCAATGAGGTCATCCAGCTGCGGCGTCAGGATGGTCTGCAGGCGGTCAGCGAGCGGATTGCCGAGGGCAAGGGCAAGCGCCTGATGGATAGCCTGCGTCATCAGGTTGCCGACCTGCAGATGATCCTTGAGCGGCGCCTGCTGCTGCTGGAGCAGGACATGGCCTGGCAGGATCGGCTGGGGCTGATCCTGTTGCTGCTGATTGCGGTGCTGGATCTGCTGATGATTGGCCTGCTGTTCCGCTCCACCTTCCGCCTGCTGCGCGAAGGGCGGCGTGCACGGCAAAGTCTGCAGGCGCTGAGCGAGCAGCTGTCCGGTGGCCTGCAGCGCCTGGAACTGCGCAACCGCGAGATCTCGCTGCTCAGCCGCATGGCCGGCGCGCTGCACTCGGTCAGCCAGTTCGACGAGTGCTACAGCATCATCGGCCGTTTCGCCCAGCAGCTGTTCCCCCGCAACATGGGCAGCCTGGCGTTGTTCCATCCCTCGCGCGACGTGCTCGAGTCGGTGGCCAGCTGGGGCGGCTGGCCAGCCGAGTTGGACATGTTCGAGCCGCAGAGCTGCTGGGCCATCCGCCGCGGGCAGAGCCACCAGGTGCTGAATGTCGAGCATGATCTGCTCTGCCCGCACTTGGAGGGTAGCCACGTGATGGCCCATGGTTACCTGTGCGTACCGTTGATGGCCCAGGGCGAACCGCTGGGGGTGTTGACCCTCAATGGCGAGCCGAGCGCCGACCTGGAACTGGCCGAAGCCTTTGCCGAGCAGGTGTCGTTGGGCGTAGCCAACCTGTCGCTGCGCGACAGCCTGCGCCAGCAGTCGCTGATCGATGCACTGACCGGCCTGCACAACCGCCGCTTCCTCGACGAAACCCTGCGCCGCGAACTGCTGCGCGCGGGGCGCAAGCAGCAGCCGGTGGCCGTGGTGCTGCTGGATGTCGACCACTTCAAGCGCTTCAACGACACCTTCGGCCATGAGGCCGGCGACCTGGTGCTGCGTCACCTGGCCCAGGAAATGAAGCGCCATGTGCGCAGCAGCGACCTTGCCTGCCGCTATGGCGGCGAGGAATTTGCCCTGGTGCTACCGGAAATCAGCCGCGAAGACGCCATCGACCGTTGCGAAGTGCTGCGTCTGTCGGTCAGCCGCCTGCAGGTGCGCTATGGCGGCCAGCCGCTCGGGCCGATCAGCATTTCCCTGGGCATGGCCTGGTTCCCGGCCGATGGCGAGCAGCCGGACAGCCTGCTGCATGCCGCCGACACCGCGCTGTACCAGGCCAAGCGCGATGGGCGTAACCGCCTGTGCATCTACCGCAGTGACGCCAGCGATACCGCGGCCACACCCGGCTGA
- the lon gene encoding endopeptidase La produces MSEQDNSAEYIEAPATRLALPSQALPDKLYIIPIHNRPFFPAQVLPVIVNEEHWAETLDMVANTEHKNLALFYVDQPVSDPRHFDTASLPEHGTLVHVHHASRGDGKLQFVAQGLQRVRIRGWLKRHRPPYLAEVEYPQSADDPRDEVKAYGMALINAIKELLPLNPLYSEELKNYLNRFSPNQPSPLTDFAAALTTAPAGVLQEVLDTVPILKRMEKVLPMLRKEVEVARLQNELSAEVNRKIGERQREFFLKEQLKIIQQELGLSKDDRSADADEFRARLDGKQLPEQARKRIDEELGKLAILEAGSPEYAVTRNYLDWATSVPWGRFGADRLDLPHARQVLDGQHAGLDDVKARILEFLAVGAFKGEIAGSIILLVGPPGVGKTSIGKSIAESLGRPFYRFSVGGMRDEAEIKGHRRTYIGAMPGKLVQALKDVEVMNPVIMLDEIDKMGSSYQGDPASALLETLDPEQNVEFLDHYLDLRLDLSKVLFVCTANTLDSIPGPLLDRMEVIRLSGYIAEEKLAIAKRHLWPRQLDKAGVKKNQLSISDTALKAVIEGYAREAGVRQLEKQLGKLVRKAVVRLLEHPDEKVKIGPRDLEALLGMPPFRSELHIQGTGVITGLAWTSMGGATLPIEATRIHSLNRGFKLTGQLGEVMKESAEIAYSYIGSHLKRYGGDPHFFDQAFVHLHVPEGATPKDGPSAGISMASALLSLARNQAPKKGVAMTGELTLTGQVLAIGGVREKVIAARRQKLFELILPEANRGDFAELPDYLKEGLTVHFARRYADVAKVLFD; encoded by the coding sequence ATGAGCGAACAGGACAACTCCGCGGAATACATCGAAGCCCCGGCCACCCGCCTGGCCCTTCCCAGCCAGGCCCTGCCGGACAAGCTGTACATCATCCCGATCCACAACCGCCCGTTCTTCCCGGCCCAGGTGCTGCCGGTGATCGTCAACGAGGAACACTGGGCCGAAACCCTCGACATGGTGGCCAACACCGAGCACAAGAACCTGGCGCTGTTCTACGTCGACCAGCCGGTGAGCGACCCGCGCCACTTCGATACCGCCAGCCTGCCCGAGCACGGCACCCTGGTGCATGTGCACCATGCCAGCCGCGGCGACGGCAAGCTGCAGTTCGTCGCCCAGGGCCTGCAGCGGGTGCGCATCCGCGGCTGGCTCAAGCGCCATCGCCCGCCCTACCTGGCCGAGGTGGAATACCCGCAGAGCGCCGACGACCCGCGCGATGAGGTCAAGGCCTACGGCATGGCGCTGATCAATGCGATCAAGGAGCTGCTGCCGCTCAACCCGCTGTACAGCGAGGAGCTGAAGAACTACCTGAACCGCTTCAGTCCCAACCAGCCCTCGCCGCTGACCGACTTTGCCGCCGCCCTGACCACTGCCCCGGCCGGGGTGCTGCAGGAGGTGCTGGACACCGTGCCGATCCTCAAGCGCATGGAGAAAGTGCTGCCCATGCTGCGCAAGGAAGTGGAGGTGGCGCGTCTGCAGAACGAGCTGTCGGCCGAGGTCAACCGCAAGATCGGCGAACGCCAGCGCGAGTTCTTCCTCAAGGAGCAGCTGAAAATCATCCAGCAGGAGCTGGGCCTCAGCAAAGACGATCGCAGCGCCGACGCCGACGAGTTCCGCGCCCGCCTCGACGGTAAGCAGCTGCCGGAACAGGCGCGCAAACGCATCGACGAGGAACTCGGCAAGCTGGCCATCCTCGAGGCCGGCTCCCCCGAATACGCGGTCACCCGCAATTATCTGGACTGGGCCACCAGCGTGCCCTGGGGTCGCTTCGGTGCCGATCGCCTCGACCTGCCACACGCCCGCCAGGTGCTCGACGGCCAGCACGCCGGGCTCGACGACGTGAAGGCGCGCATCCTCGAGTTCCTCGCCGTGGGCGCCTTCAAGGGCGAGATCGCCGGCTCCATCATCCTCCTGGTCGGCCCGCCCGGGGTGGGCAAGACCAGCATCGGCAAATCCATTGCCGAGAGCCTCGGCCGGCCCTTCTACCGTTTCAGCGTCGGCGGCATGCGCGATGAGGCGGAGATCAAGGGCCACCGCCGCACCTACATCGGCGCCATGCCCGGCAAGCTGGTGCAGGCGCTCAAGGACGTCGAGGTGATGAACCCGGTGATCATGCTCGACGAGATCGACAAGATGGGCAGCAGCTACCAGGGCGACCCGGCCTCGGCGCTGCTGGAAACCCTCGACCCAGAGCAGAACGTCGAGTTTCTCGACCATTACCTGGATCTGCGCCTGGATCTGTCCAAGGTGCTGTTCGTCTGCACCGCCAACACCCTGGACTCGATCCCCGGCCCGCTGCTCGACCGCATGGAGGTGATCCGCCTGTCCGGCTACATCGCCGAGGAAAAACTGGCCATCGCCAAGCGCCACCTGTGGCCGCGCCAGCTGGACAAGGCCGGGGTCAAGAAAAACCAGCTGAGCATCAGCGATACCGCACTGAAGGCGGTGATCGAGGGCTATGCCCGCGAGGCCGGAGTGCGCCAACTGGAGAAACAGCTCGGCAAGCTGGTGCGCAAGGCAGTGGTTCGGCTGCTGGAGCACCCGGACGAGAAGGTGAAGATCGGCCCGCGCGACCTCGAAGCCCTGCTCGGCATGCCGCCGTTCCGCAGCGAGCTGCATATCCAGGGCACCGGCGTGATCACCGGCCTGGCCTGGACCAGCATGGGTGGTGCCACCCTGCCGATCGAGGCCACCCGCATCCACAGCCTCAATCGCGGCTTCAAGCTCACCGGCCAGCTTGGCGAGGTGATGAAGGAGTCGGCGGAAATCGCCTACAGCTACATCGGCTCGCACCTCAAGCGCTACGGTGGCGACCCGCACTTCTTCGACCAGGCCTTCGTCCACCTGCACGTGCCCGAAGGCGCCACGCCCAAGGACGGCCCCAGCGCCGGCATCAGCATGGCCAGCGCCCTGCTCTCCCTGGCGCGCAACCAGGCGCCGAAAAAGGGCGTGGCCATGACCGGTGAGCTGACCCTGACCGGCCAGGTGCTGGCCATCGGCGGGGTGCGCGAGAAAGTCATCGCGGCGCGCCGGCAGAAGCTGTTCGAACTGATCCTGCCGGAGGCCAACCGCGGCGACTTCGCCGAACTGCCGGACTACCTCAAGGAAGGCCTGACCGTGCACTTCGCCAGGCGCTACGCCGACGTGGCCAAGGTGCTGTTCGACTGA
- a CDS encoding AraC family transcriptional regulator, which translates to MLKARLMCLDNQAHEHAHDYHQLVMSLSGRAEFEVNGRGGEVCRMRACLVPGDAEHQFAGVGDNRMLILDLDEQDTSAEDLSLLAELFESPRYPALDADFQNLLSYAGAELARYGSDPHLARALGGVLLRALHLRLFGERAQLPSGALDIDRLDRYIGEHLARRITVIELAQVACLSPSHFHAQFKDSLGLTPHQYLLKTRLDRAARLLRESPLPLVRIAEECGFSSQSALTTAMRRYLGLTPRSLRNAG; encoded by the coding sequence ATGCTCAAAGCCCGCCTGATGTGCCTGGACAACCAGGCCCATGAACATGCCCATGACTATCACCAGTTGGTCATGTCGCTGTCCGGCCGCGCCGAGTTCGAGGTCAATGGGCGGGGCGGCGAGGTCTGCCGCATGCGCGCCTGCCTGGTGCCGGGCGATGCCGAGCACCAGTTCGCCGGCGTTGGCGACAACCGCATGCTGATCCTCGACCTGGATGAGCAGGACACCTCGGCCGAGGATCTCAGCCTGCTCGCCGAGCTGTTCGAGAGCCCGCGCTATCCGGCGCTGGATGCCGACTTCCAGAACCTGCTGAGCTATGCCGGCGCCGAACTGGCCCGCTATGGCAGCGACCCGCACCTGGCCCGGGCCCTGGGTGGCGTGCTGCTGCGTGCCCTGCACCTGCGTCTGTTCGGCGAGCGTGCGCAGCTGCCGAGTGGAGCGCTGGATATCGACCGGCTCGATCGCTACATCGGCGAGCACCTGGCCCGGCGCATCACGGTGATCGAACTGGCCCAGGTGGCCTGCCTGAGCCCGAGCCACTTCCATGCCCAGTTCAAGGACAGCCTCGGCCTCACCCCGCACCAGTACCTGCTCAAGACCCGCCTCGACCGCGCCGCGCGCCTGCTGCGCGAAAGCCCGTTGCCGCTGGTGCGGATCGCCGAGGAGTGCGGTTTCTCCAGCCAGAGCGCGCTGACCACGGCGATGCGCCGCTACCTGGGGTTGACCCCGCGCAGCCTGCGCAACGCCGGCTGA
- a CDS encoding sulfurtransferase, with the protein MPLAQLLDATTLHARLDEPGLVLLDCRFALDDPTYGARSYAEAHIPGAQFADLEHDLSAPVRKGVTGRHPLPEVAQLLDKLRAWGIRQDSAVVLYDDGPGAFAARAWWLLAWLGKRNGVYLLDGGLKAWKEAGLPLSAELPNVAAGDFSGQADPALLLDARQLQARLGSPTLTLLDARALPRFRGEVEPLDPVAGHIPGAQCAVFTDNLGGDGRFLPAEQLRQRFNALRGAKPVESLVAYCGSGVTACHNLFALCLAGFPLAPLYAGSWSEWITDPSRPVATGD; encoded by the coding sequence ATGCCGCTTGCCCAATTGCTTGACGCCACGACCCTGCACGCCCGCCTCGACGAACCGGGCCTGGTGCTGCTCGACTGCCGCTTCGCCCTCGACGACCCGACCTATGGCGCGCGCAGTTACGCCGAGGCGCATATCCCCGGCGCGCAGTTCGCCGACCTGGAGCACGACCTCTCCGCTCCGGTGCGCAAGGGCGTGACCGGTCGCCATCCGCTGCCGGAGGTGGCCCAGCTGCTGGACAAGCTGCGCGCCTGGGGCATCCGCCAGGACTCCGCCGTGGTGCTCTACGATGACGGCCCTGGCGCCTTTGCCGCCCGCGCCTGGTGGCTGCTGGCCTGGCTGGGCAAGCGCAACGGCGTGTACCTGCTCGATGGCGGCCTCAAGGCCTGGAAAGAAGCCGGCCTGCCGCTCAGCGCCGAACTGCCAAACGTGGCCGCTGGCGACTTCAGCGGGCAAGCCGACCCGGCCCTGCTGCTCGACGCCCGTCAGCTGCAGGCACGCCTGGGCAGCCCGACCCTGACCCTGCTCGATGCCCGTGCCCTGCCGCGTTTTCGCGGCGAGGTGGAGCCGCTGGATCCGGTCGCCGGGCATATCCCCGGCGCCCAGTGCGCAGTGTTCACCGACAACCTCGGCGGCGACGGTCGCTTTCTGCCGGCCGAGCAGCTGCGCCAGCGCTTCAACGCGCTGCGCGGTGCAAAACCGGTGGAGTCTCTGGTGGCCTACTGTGGTTCCGGGGTGACCGCCTGCCACAACCTGTTCGCCCTGTGCCTGGCCGGCTTCCCGCTGGCGCCGCTGTATGCCGGCTCGTGGAGCGAATGGATCACCGACCCGAGCCGCCCGGTGGCCACCGGCGACTGA